One stretch of Sardina pilchardus chromosome 17, fSarPil1.1, whole genome shotgun sequence DNA includes these proteins:
- the ccdc107 gene encoding coiled-coil domain-containing protein 107 translates to MALSSSQQVVVAFTAVLFAFVVLPRMFGGGTGSREPRSYDQRYKKGPGPGALKGQPFSMNPTSAGHQGQSAESIKQMRKMVEQEMKSDKYKSNSNNNKGYVFTLMPMYAIGVGLFAVYKFLKIKSADDMQAQKDKLTKGAKKSEKTESQLNELEQRLAQTERMLNSILTQLDPLTNCVKSVAMDQKNEIMSQLQCIRQLMKKRGMECPPLNIEEPACQRNLDELIETLAARQKVPEPVTVPEQEGETTLEPECATSEPVKTGSDMDLDADMEVLRGGEKETSERKEEEKEEEKEDEDEEGEDSDHSMPSLEDISEMPIENIGATSQNVSESSLTGLRRRNRPE, encoded by the exons ATGGCCCTGTCGTCTTCACAGCAAGTTGTTGTTGCCTTCACAGCTGTTCTGTTCGCATTTGTGGTGCTCCCCAGAATGTTCGGAGGTGGGACAGGGTCGAGGGAACCCAGGTCCTATGATCAGCGATACAAGAAAG GTCCGGGCCCAGGGGCATTAAAGGGGCAGCCGTTCAGCATGAACCCCACCTCAGCTGGCCACCAGGGCCAGAGTGCAGAGAGCATAAAGCAGATGAGGaagatggtggagcaggagaTGAAGAGTGATAAATATAAatccaacagcaacaacaacaaaggctaCGTCTTCACCCTCATGCCCATGTATGCCATCGGTGTGGGGCTGTTTGCTGTGTACAAGTTCTTGAAG ATTAAATCGGCAGACGACATGCAAGCCCAGAAGGACAAGCTTACAAAAGGGGCCAAAAAATCGGaaaaaacag AAAGCCAGTTGAACGAGTTGGAGCAGCGGCTAGCGCAGACCGAGAGAATGCTCAATTCCATTCTTACCCAGCTGGACCCTTTAACAAACTG TGTGAAGTCTGTGGCCATGGACCAGAAGAATGAGATCATGTCCCAACTCCAGTGTATTCGCCAGTTGATGAAAAAGAGGGGCATGGAATGTCCACCCCTCAACATAGAAG AGCCGGCCTGTCAGAGGAACCTGGACGAGCTCATCGAGACCCTGGCAGCACGACAGAAGGTTCCAGAACCTGTGACGGTGCCAGAGCAGGAAGGGGAGACTACTTTGGAGCCAGAGTGTGCCACCTCCGAGCCGGTtaagacaggaagtgacatggACCTGGATGCTGACATGGAGGTactgagaggtggagagaaggaaACGAGTGAacgaaaggaggaagagaaagaggaggagaaagaggatgagGACGAGGAAGGAGAAGACAGTGACCACAGCATGCCTTCCCTGGAGGACATCAGTGAGATGCCTATAGAAAATATTGGGGCCACCTCTCAGAATGTCTCAGAAAGTTCTTTGACTGGTTTGCGGAGACGCAACAGACCTGAATGA